One segment of Xanthomonas oryzae pv. oryzae DNA contains the following:
- the kdpB gene encoding potassium-transporting ATPase subunit KdpB, translating to MSTIDTTEKRERGDAALFDAALLVAAMRAAFGKLAPRHLLRSPVMAVVMGGTVLAAVITASGHAHAGFGWAVTAILFVTVLFGNFAEAIAEARGRGQAASLRRARKDLVARRVETALGGRETRVPAAELRPGDYVMVSEGEFVPADGEIVRGVATINEAAVTGESAPVLREAGTDRSGVIGGTRVLSDEIVFKVTAEPGHSFLDRMIALVEGANRQKTPNEIALTLLLAAMTLTFLIVVASLPAIAGFVGVTLDPLLLIALLVCLIPTTIGGLLPAIGIAGMNRALSANVLAKSGKAVEVAGDVDVLLLDKTGTITYGDRQATAFHPLAGVDRAQLRDAAMLASLADPTPEGKSIVKLARQQGAVAVEAEGAHFIAFTAQTRMSGVDLGGRSIRKGAGDSIVAYVQGMGATVSPELQGRIEEVARGGATPLVVAEGRHVLGVVELSDVVKQGIKEKFAQLRAMGIKTVMITGDNPLTAAAIAAEAGVDDYIAQARPEDKLARIRAEQTGGRLVAMVGDGTNDAPALAQADVGLAMNSGTQAAKEAGNMVDLDSDPAKLLAVVEVGKQQLITRGALTTFSLANDVSKYFAILPALFAAAIPSMTALNVMQLSSPRHAVLAALIFNALIIPALIPLALRGVRFRPSSATALLRRNMLIYGVGGVLLPFVAIKVIDLVLVAVFGV from the coding sequence ATGTCTACGATCGATACGACTGAAAAACGCGAGCGCGGTGACGCAGCGTTGTTCGATGCCGCCTTACTGGTTGCGGCGATGCGTGCTGCCTTCGGCAAGTTGGCACCGCGGCATCTGTTGCGCAGCCCGGTGATGGCGGTGGTGATGGGCGGCACGGTGCTGGCAGCGGTGATCACCGCCAGCGGGCATGCGCATGCCGGCTTCGGCTGGGCGGTGACGGCGATTTTGTTCGTCACCGTGTTGTTCGGCAATTTTGCCGAAGCCATTGCCGAGGCGCGTGGCCGCGGCCAGGCCGCCTCGTTGCGGCGGGCGCGCAAGGACCTGGTGGCACGCCGGGTGGAAACCGCACTGGGTGGCCGCGAAACCCGCGTGCCGGCGGCAGAACTGCGCCCGGGCGATTACGTCATGGTGTCCGAAGGCGAATTCGTACCGGCCGATGGCGAGATCGTGCGTGGTGTTGCCACCATCAACGAAGCAGCGGTGACCGGTGAATCGGCACCGGTGTTGCGCGAGGCCGGCACCGACCGCAGCGGCGTCATCGGTGGCACGCGCGTGCTCTCCGACGAGATCGTGTTCAAGGTCACCGCCGAGCCGGGGCACAGCTTTCTCGATCGCATGATCGCGTTGGTGGAAGGCGCCAATCGGCAGAAGACGCCGAACGAGATCGCGCTGACCTTGTTGCTGGCCGCGATGACGCTGACGTTTTTGATCGTGGTGGCGTCGTTGCCGGCAATTGCGGGCTTTGTCGGCGTCACGCTGGATCCGCTGCTGCTGATCGCGTTGCTGGTGTGCCTGATCCCGACCACCATCGGCGGGCTGTTGCCGGCAATTGGTATCGCCGGTATGAACCGCGCGCTGTCGGCCAATGTGTTGGCCAAATCCGGCAAGGCAGTGGAAGTGGCCGGCGACGTGGATGTGCTGCTGCTCGACAAGACCGGCACCATTACCTATGGCGACCGCCAGGCCACCGCATTCCATCCCCTGGCTGGCGTCGATCGCGCACAACTGCGCGATGCGGCCATGCTTGCCTCGCTGGCCGATCCGACGCCGGAAGGGAAATCCATCGTCAAGCTGGCGCGTCAGCAAGGTGCCGTCGCAGTGGAGGCCGAGGGTGCGCATTTCATCGCGTTCACCGCACAGACGCGCATGTCCGGTGTCGATCTTGGCGGGCGCAGCATCCGCAAGGGCGCCGGCGATTCGATCGTGGCGTATGTGCAGGGCATGGGCGCCACGGTGTCGCCCGAATTGCAGGGCCGTATCGAAGAAGTGGCGCGTGGCGGCGCCACACCGTTGGTGGTGGCCGAAGGCCGCCATGTGCTCGGTGTGGTCGAGTTGAGCGACGTGGTCAAGCAGGGCATCAAGGAAAAGTTCGCGCAGTTGCGTGCGATGGGCATCAAGACGGTGATGATCACCGGCGACAACCCGCTCACCGCTGCCGCGATTGCTGCCGAAGCCGGTGTGGACGACTACATCGCCCAGGCACGTCCGGAAGACAAGCTGGCACGCATCCGGGCCGAGCAGACGGGCGGGCGGTTGGTGGCGATGGTCGGCGACGGCACCAACGACGCACCGGCGCTTGCGCAGGCCGACGTGGGTCTGGCGATGAACTCCGGCACGCAAGCCGCCAAGGAAGCCGGCAACATGGTGGATCTGGATTCGGATCCGGCCAAGCTGCTGGCGGTGGTGGAAGTGGGCAAACAGCAGTTGATTACGCGCGGTGCGTTGACCACGTTCTCGCTGGCCAACGACGTTTCCAAATACTTCGCGATCCTGCCGGCGCTGTTTGCTGCCGCCATCCCGTCGATGACAGCGCTCAACGTGATGCAGCTCTCCAGCCCGCGCCATGCGGTATTGGCGGCGTTGATCTTCAATGCGTTGATCATTCCGGCATTGATTCCGCTGGCATTGCGCGGCGTCCGTTTTCGTCCTTCCAGCGCCACCGCGCTGTTGCGCCGAAACATGTTGATCTACGGCGTGGGTGGCGTGTTGCTGCCGTTCGTTGCGATCAAAGTGATCGATCTGGTGCTGGTCGCCGTCTTCGGTGTCTGA
- the kdpA gene encoding potassium-transporting ATPase subunit KdpA, translating to MTETFLVYALAIVLAWPLGRYMAAVMRGAPMRGDALFGWIERPLYALLGTHPQQGMSWRGYAKAFLLSNLVVGLLVWLVFMTQAWLPFNPDAIPNMRWDTALHTVVSFVTNTNQQHYSGQAQLSYLSQMTGIVGLQVVTPMMGLALAVATLRALFGGRAAKQASVAAPASDTTAVAAISEPELSRQGRQHTGSGLEALPEADVGNYWADVIRSSVRVLLPLCLLLTVLLGWQGVPSTFQGAATAVPLDSSAGIAKQTIPVGPVAAMVAVKQLGTDGGGWYGPNSSVALENPTPLSNFLETLAIVLLPMSVVFMVGYLTGRKRLTALVFGTMLTMSAASTALLLWSEAHSASATSPALMEGKEVRIGADASALWAALTTQTSNGSVNAMHDSLAPLSGLVTLVDMLINAIWGGIGCGLQQFVVYLLLSVFLAGLMTGRTPELFGRKIESREVQLLALLILLQPLVVLGFTAVALAVPAITANSNPGFHGISQVFYEYTSAFSNNGSGFEGLGDATYWWNLSCSLVLALGRYPALVLPLMVAARMAVKRRAPESAGSLQVETPTFALTLMAIVLVLTVLQFMPALVLGPIAEHLALAAS from the coding sequence ATGACTGAAACTTTTCTTGTCTACGCGCTGGCCATCGTGCTGGCGTGGCCCCTGGGCCGTTACATGGCCGCCGTGATGCGCGGCGCACCGATGCGCGGCGACGCGCTGTTCGGCTGGATCGAACGGCCGTTGTACGCGTTGCTCGGAACCCATCCGCAGCAGGGCATGTCGTGGCGGGGCTACGCCAAGGCGTTCTTGCTGAGCAACCTGGTGGTTGGCCTGTTGGTCTGGCTGGTGTTCATGACCCAGGCCTGGCTGCCGTTCAATCCCGACGCCATCCCGAACATGCGCTGGGACACCGCGCTGCACACCGTGGTGTCGTTCGTCACCAACACCAATCAGCAGCATTACTCCGGCCAGGCGCAGTTGTCGTATCTGTCGCAGATGACCGGCATCGTCGGCCTGCAGGTGGTGACGCCGATGATGGGCCTGGCGTTGGCAGTGGCGACACTGCGTGCGTTGTTCGGTGGGCGCGCCGCCAAACAGGCGTCGGTTGCTGCACCGGCATCGGACACGACGGCCGTGGCGGCGATTTCGGAGCCGGAACTGTCGCGTCAGGGACGCCAGCACACGGGGTCCGGCTTGGAAGCCCTGCCTGAAGCAGATGTCGGCAATTACTGGGCTGACGTGATCCGCTCCAGCGTGCGCGTGCTGCTGCCACTGTGCCTGCTGTTGACCGTTCTACTCGGCTGGCAGGGTGTGCCGTCGACCTTCCAGGGCGCGGCGACCGCTGTACCGTTGGATAGCAGTGCCGGCATAGCCAAGCAGACCATCCCAGTGGGCCCGGTTGCCGCGATGGTGGCGGTGAAACAGCTCGGCACCGACGGCGGTGGCTGGTATGGCCCCAATAGCTCGGTCGCGCTGGAAAACCCCACGCCGCTGAGCAATTTTCTGGAAACCTTGGCCATCGTGTTACTGCCGATGAGCGTGGTGTTCATGGTCGGCTATCTGACCGGACGCAAGCGACTCACTGCGTTGGTATTCGGCACCATGCTGACGATGTCGGCCGCGTCCACCGCGTTGTTGCTGTGGTCCGAAGCGCATTCGGCCAGTGCGACCTCGCCGGCGCTGATGGAAGGTAAGGAAGTGCGCATCGGTGCGGATGCCTCTGCGTTGTGGGCGGCGTTGACCACGCAGACCTCCAATGGTTCGGTCAACGCGATGCACGATTCGTTGGCGCCGTTGAGCGGCCTGGTCACGTTGGTCGACATGCTGATCAACGCGATCTGGGGTGGCATTGGTTGCGGCCTGCAGCAGTTCGTGGTGTATCTGTTGCTGAGCGTGTTCCTGGCCGGCTTGATGACCGGACGCACGCCGGAGTTGTTCGGCCGCAAGATCGAATCGCGCGAAGTGCAATTGCTGGCGCTGTTGATCCTGCTGCAGCCGCTGGTGGTGCTGGGCTTTACCGCAGTGGCACTGGCCGTGCCGGCAATCACTGCCAATTCCAACCCCGGCTTCCACGGCATCAGCCAGGTGTTCTACGAGTACACCTCCGCGTTCTCCAATAACGGCTCGGGTTTCGAAGGGTTGGGCGATGCCACGTACTGGTGGAATCTGAGCTGCTCGTTGGTGCTGGCGCTGGGACGGTATCCGGCGTTGGTGCTGCCGTTGATGGTGGCTGCGCGCATGGCGGTGAAGCGCCGTGCGCCGGAGTCGGCCGGCAGCCTGCAAGTCGAAACGCCCACCTTTGCGCTGACCCTGATGGCGATCGTGCTGGTGCTGACCGTGCTGCAGTTCATGCCGGCACTGGTGCTGGGTCCTATCGCTGAACACCTCGCCCTGGCGGCGTCCTGA
- a CDS encoding potassium-transporting ATPase subunit F — protein MPAWLSLLCGVAVLVAAAYLLYVVLRPEDF, from the coding sequence ATGCCTGCCTGGTTGTCCCTGTTGTGCGGCGTGGCCGTACTCGTTGCCGCTGCGTACCTGCTGTACGTGGTGCTGCGGCCCGAAGACTTCTGA
- the thiL gene encoding thiamine-phosphate kinase produces MPEFDLIARLRVRIAARADVPLGIGDDAALLHPPAGEQLAITTDTLNAGVHFPQETRADDLGWKTLAVNLSDLAAMGAQPRWCTLSLSLPHDDAAWVDLFADGFFALADAHDIVLVGGDTTRGPLSCAVTAIGSVPPSAALRRDGARIGDDVWVTGAPGEAAAALALWQAGQLDVTCAAADPLHEQWRSRLLRPQPRVQAGLRLRGLAHACVDISDGLLADLGHLCDRSGVGAQLALAALPAMPRSAGTSVAQCPGWQLGGGDDYELCFTAAPQHRAAVAQAMEFAEVAATRIGQIVATPGVVVHDADGNPWQPLRRGYQHFVG; encoded by the coding sequence ATGCCCGAATTCGATCTAATCGCCCGGCTGCGCGTGCGCATTGCTGCGCGTGCCGATGTGCCGTTGGGCATTGGCGACGATGCGGCATTGCTGCATCCGCCGGCCGGTGAGCAGCTGGCGATCACCACCGATACGCTCAATGCCGGCGTGCATTTTCCGCAGGAAACCCGCGCCGACGATCTGGGCTGGAAGACGCTGGCAGTCAATCTCTCTGACCTGGCGGCGATGGGCGCGCAACCGCGTTGGTGCACCTTGTCGTTGTCGTTGCCGCACGACGATGCCGCATGGGTGGATCTATTCGCCGATGGCTTCTTCGCGCTGGCCGATGCGCACGACATCGTGCTGGTCGGCGGCGACACCACCCGCGGGCCGCTCTCGTGCGCTGTAACGGCAATCGGTAGCGTGCCGCCGAGCGCGGCGTTGCGGCGCGATGGTGCGCGCATTGGCGATGACGTGTGGGTCACCGGTGCGCCGGGTGAGGCCGCCGCCGCGTTGGCGCTGTGGCAAGCCGGCCAGCTGGATGTGACCTGCGCGGCGGCTGACCCGTTGCACGAGCAGTGGCGCAGCCGCTTGCTGCGTCCGCAGCCACGCGTACAGGCCGGGCTGCGTTTGCGCGGGCTTGCGCATGCCTGCGTGGACATTTCCGACGGGCTGCTGGCCGATCTGGGGCATCTGTGCGACCGCAGCGGTGTGGGCGCGCAACTGGCGCTGGCCGCGTTGCCGGCAATGCCGCGCAGTGCCGGGACCAGCGTGGCGCAGTGCCCTGGCTGGCAACTCGGCGGTGGCGACGACTACGAGCTGTGCTTCACCGCCGCGCCGCAGCATCGCGCTGCGGTGGCGCAGGCAATGGAGTTCGCCGAGGTGGCCGCGACGCGCATCGGCCAGATTGTCGCCACGCCCGGCGTGGTGGTGCACGACGCCGACGGTAACCCTTGGCAACCGCTGCGGCGCGGCTATCAACACTTCGTTGGCTGA
- the nusB gene encoding transcription antitermination factor NusB encodes MSKPGGHPRHGRRDGIDPVLRSRARRRALQAVYAWQISGGFAKQVIAQFAHEQAHEVADLAYFENLVEGVLTNRAELDTALTPYLDRGVEEVDAIERAVLRLAAYELLYRQDVPYRVVINEAIETAKRFGSEHGHTYVNGVLDRAAVEWRKVESGA; translated from the coding sequence ATGAGCAAGCCCGGTGGACACCCGCGCCACGGCCGTCGCGACGGCATCGACCCGGTGCTGCGTTCGCGCGCACGTCGGCGTGCCTTGCAGGCAGTGTATGCGTGGCAGATTTCCGGTGGCTTCGCCAAGCAGGTGATCGCCCAGTTCGCTCACGAGCAGGCGCACGAAGTGGCCGATCTGGCGTACTTCGAGAACCTGGTCGAAGGCGTGCTGACCAATCGTGCCGAACTGGATACCGCGCTGACCCCGTACCTGGATCGCGGCGTGGAAGAGGTCGATGCGATCGAACGCGCAGTGCTGCGGTTGGCCGCCTACGAATTGCTGTACCGCCAGGACGTGCCGTACCGCGTGGTGATCAACGAAGCGATCGAAACCGCCAAGCGCTTCGGCTCCGAACACGGTCACACCTATGTAAACGGGGTGCTGGACCGCGCCGCTGTGGAGTGGCGCAAGGTCGAGTCCGGCGCTTGA
- the ribH gene encoding 6,7-dimethyl-8-ribityllumazine synthase — protein MTHYEGDLRPPTARFAIIASRWNARITDVLVAGARQSLAGNGIGEDAIDVIRVPGAWEIPVAANRVAQSGQHGAIIALGCVIRGDTRHYEHVADLCAEGLMSVQLQTGVPVLNGVLAVERVEDAEARAGGSHGNKGEECALAALELVNLMELLP, from the coding sequence ATGACCCACTACGAAGGCGATCTTCGCCCCCCCACCGCGCGCTTTGCGATCATCGCCAGCCGCTGGAACGCCCGCATCACCGACGTGCTGGTTGCCGGCGCGCGCCAGAGCCTGGCCGGCAACGGCATTGGCGAAGACGCCATCGACGTGATCCGCGTGCCCGGCGCCTGGGAAATTCCGGTCGCCGCCAATCGCGTGGCGCAGTCCGGCCAGCATGGCGCGATCATCGCGCTGGGCTGCGTGATCCGTGGCGATACCCGCCATTACGAACACGTGGCCGACCTGTGCGCCGAAGGCCTGATGAGCGTGCAACTGCAGACCGGCGTGCCGGTGCTCAACGGCGTGCTGGCAGTTGAACGCGTGGAAGATGCCGAAGCGCGTGCCGGCGGCAGCCACGGCAACAAGGGCGAGGAGTGCGCGCTTGCAGCGCTGGAGCTGGTGAATTTGATGGAGTTGTTGCCATGA
- the ribB gene encoding 3,4-dihydroxy-2-butanone-4-phosphate synthase translates to MNFAPVPALLEELRAGRMVVIVDDEDRENEGDLIMAAELVTPSDINFMVTHARGLVCLSLTGERCAQLGLAPMVRNNTAQFQTNFTVSIEAAEGVTTGISAYDRAHTVRTAVRPDAKPQDLSQPGHIFPLISQLGGVLTRAGHTEAASDLSMLAGLEPAGVLVEVLNPDGSMARRPQLEVFAREHGLKMGSIADLIAYRLANEHTVERVDERDITTEFGPFKLVTYRDRIAHDLHFALVRGSADPHTPTLVRVQVENPLADLLHWQRDDFGVAATDALRAIAAEGQGVMVVLSAPRDSESLLARLRQQPEAAANAKDVSQWRRHGAGAQILAELGLGKLRVLGTSRRQVGVAGFGLEVVEYLECHAGEGVRSVPPSAVS, encoded by the coding sequence ATGAATTTCGCGCCCGTTCCCGCGTTGCTCGAAGAGCTGCGCGCCGGTCGCATGGTGGTGATCGTCGATGACGAAGACCGCGAAAACGAAGGCGATCTGATCATGGCCGCCGAGTTGGTCACGCCCTCGGACATCAACTTCATGGTCACCCACGCGCGTGGATTGGTTTGCCTGTCGCTGACCGGCGAGCGCTGCGCGCAACTGGGCCTGGCGCCGATGGTGCGCAACAACACCGCGCAGTTCCAGACCAACTTCACCGTCAGCATCGAGGCGGCCGAAGGCGTAACCACCGGCATTTCCGCTTACGACCGCGCACATACCGTGCGCACCGCGGTGCGTCCGGATGCCAAGCCGCAGGATCTGAGCCAGCCGGGGCATATCTTCCCGCTGATTTCGCAGCTCGGTGGCGTGCTGACCCGCGCCGGCCACACCGAAGCAGCCAGCGATCTGTCGATGCTGGCCGGGCTGGAACCGGCCGGTGTGCTGGTGGAAGTGCTCAACCCTGACGGCAGCATGGCGCGTCGCCCGCAGTTGGAAGTATTTGCGCGCGAACACGGGTTGAAGATGGGCTCGATCGCCGATCTGATCGCGTATCGGCTGGCCAACGAGCACACCGTCGAGCGCGTGGACGAGCGCGACATCACCACCGAATTCGGCCCGTTCAAGCTGGTGACCTACCGCGACCGCATCGCGCACGACCTGCACTTTGCGTTGGTGCGCGGCAGCGCCGATCCGCATACACCCACCCTGGTGCGGGTGCAGGTGGAAAATCCGCTGGCGGATCTGCTGCACTGGCAGCGCGATGACTTCGGTGTGGCGGCCACCGATGCCTTGCGCGCGATTGCGGCCGAGGGGCAGGGCGTGATGGTGGTGCTGTCGGCCCCGCGCGACAGCGAATCGCTGCTGGCACGGCTGCGCCAGCAACCCGAAGCCGCCGCCAACGCCAAGGATGTGAGTCAGTGGCGGCGTCATGGCGCCGGCGCGCAGATCCTGGCCGAACTGGGCCTGGGCAAGTTGCGTGTGCTGGGCACTTCGCGGCGCCAGGTGGGGGTGGCCGGGTTCGGGCTGGAAGTGGTGGAGTATCTGGAATGCCACGCTGGCGAGGGCGTGCGTTCGGTGCCGCCGTCTGCTGTCTCTTGA
- a CDS encoding riboflavin synthase — protein sequence MFTGIIEGVGQLAARQPQGGDVRFTFATGTLPFESVQLGESIAVNGVCLTVVAFDAASFQADASTETLSLTTLGALPEGALLNLERAMRPIDRLGGHLVSGHVDGLGQVQSVHDDARAQRWRFAAPPAVLRYVAKKGSICVDGVSLTVNEVDEEGFEAALIPHTMANTAFAQTAVGATVNLEIDLVARYVERLLGTRGTA from the coding sequence ATGTTTACTGGAATCATCGAAGGCGTCGGCCAGCTAGCGGCGCGTCAGCCGCAGGGCGGCGATGTACGTTTCACCTTCGCCACCGGCACGCTGCCGTTCGAGTCTGTCCAGTTGGGCGAGAGCATTGCGGTCAATGGCGTGTGTCTGACCGTGGTTGCGTTTGATGCAGCCAGTTTTCAGGCCGATGCCTCCACCGAAACCCTGTCGCTGACCACGCTGGGCGCACTGCCGGAAGGCGCGCTGCTCAATCTGGAACGCGCGATGCGCCCGATCGACCGCCTGGGCGGGCACCTGGTCAGCGGACATGTGGATGGCCTGGGCCAGGTGCAGTCTGTCCATGACGATGCACGCGCGCAGCGCTGGCGGTTTGCCGCGCCGCCGGCGGTGTTGCGCTATGTGGCCAAGAAGGGCTCGATCTGCGTAGACGGCGTCAGCCTCACCGTCAATGAAGTGGACGAAGAAGGCTTCGAAGCGGCGTTGATTCCGCATACGATGGCCAACACCGCGTTTGCGCAGACGGCAGTGGGTGCGACGGTGAATCTGGAAATCGATCTGGTGGCGCGCTATGTCGAACGCCTGCTCGGCACGCGGGGTACGGCATGA
- the ribD gene encoding bifunctional diaminohydroxyphosphoribosylaminopyrimidine deaminase/5-amino-6-(5-phosphoribosylamino)uracil reductase RibD, translating into MSETAAIASADDHRWMAQALRLAERGAYTTRPNPMVGCVIVRDGVCVGEGFHQRAGGPHAEVFALRAAGELARGATAYVTLEPCAHYGRTPPCALALIEAGVTRVVAAMADPFPQVNGGGFALLRDAGIEVLSGVMHAQARTLNQGFLSRVERGRPWLRVKLGASLDGRTALASGQSKWITGADARADVQRWRARAGAILTGAGTVLADDPSMTVRLGDDIACVPPLRVVLDAGLRTLACKNIRNGDAPTLYLHGDAVAATALDGAECAALPLHVGRFDLSAVLALLAERGINEVHVEAGATLSGALLQAGLVDELLVYMAPVLLGDTARPLLAGLGIETMAQRYELQLRDVRQLGQDLRLRYAPSAVV; encoded by the coding sequence ATGAGTGAGACCGCGGCGATCGCGAGTGCCGATGACCACCGCTGGATGGCGCAGGCGTTGCGCTTGGCCGAGCGCGGCGCCTACACCACCCGCCCCAATCCGATGGTGGGCTGCGTGATTGTGCGCGATGGCGTGTGCGTGGGCGAAGGCTTTCATCAACGTGCGGGTGGCCCGCATGCCGAAGTCTTCGCGTTGCGTGCGGCCGGTGAGTTGGCGCGCGGTGCCACTGCGTATGTGACCCTGGAGCCATGCGCGCATTACGGGCGCACGCCGCCGTGTGCGTTGGCGTTGATCGAGGCAGGCGTAACGCGTGTGGTCGCGGCGATGGCCGATCCGTTTCCGCAGGTCAATGGCGGTGGTTTTGCGTTGCTGCGCGACGCTGGAATCGAGGTGCTCAGCGGGGTGATGCACGCGCAGGCGCGCACGCTCAATCAGGGCTTTCTGTCGCGGGTGGAGCGTGGCCGGCCGTGGCTGCGGGTCAAACTGGGCGCCAGCCTTGACGGGCGGACCGCGTTGGCCAGCGGCCAATCCAAATGGATCACCGGAGCCGACGCGCGTGCGGACGTGCAGCGTTGGCGTGCGCGTGCCGGCGCAATCCTCACTGGTGCTGGCACGGTGTTGGCCGATGATCCGTCGATGACGGTGCGGCTGGGCGATGACATCGCGTGCGTGCCACCGCTGCGTGTGGTGCTGGATGCCGGCTTACGCACGTTGGCGTGCAAGAACATCCGCAATGGCGATGCGCCGACGCTGTATCTGCATGGCGATGCTGTCGCTGCAACCGCGCTGGATGGTGCGGAATGTGCGGCACTGCCATTGCACGTGGGCCGTTTCGATCTGTCCGCAGTGCTGGCGTTGCTGGCCGAGCGCGGCATCAATGAAGTGCATGTTGAAGCCGGCGCCACGCTGAGTGGTGCGCTGTTGCAGGCCGGGCTGGTGGACGAACTGCTGGTCTACATGGCGCCGGTGTTGCTGGGCGACACCGCAAGGCCCTTGCTCGCTGGCCTTGGCATCGAAACGATGGCTCAGCGCTACGAATTGCAACTACGCGATGTACGTCAGCTCGGGCAGGATCTGCGTTTGCGTTACGCGCCATCAGCGGTGGTATGA
- a CDS encoding GNAT family N-acetyltransferase, whose translation MSAMRIACVAETPAYLPEIAQAHLQAFGTLLPEWNLDEALSELCSHARDGVIPTTWVAKDEAQWLGSVSLLENDDARIRQWSPWLASLYVQPQARGQGIGEALVAHCVQDAARLCVPLLYLYCQPALVPFYQRLGWQTHAEFLLGPMHIVVMRSAPGAVTR comes from the coding sequence ATGAGCGCGATGCGCATCGCCTGCGTTGCGGAAACGCCAGCGTATCTGCCTGAGATTGCGCAAGCGCATCTGCAGGCCTTCGGCACGTTGCTGCCGGAATGGAACCTGGATGAAGCGTTGAGCGAATTGTGCAGCCATGCGCGCGATGGCGTTATTCCGACAACCTGGGTGGCGAAGGATGAGGCCCAGTGGCTGGGCTCGGTGAGCCTGCTCGAAAACGATGATGCGCGCATTCGGCAATGGTCGCCCTGGTTGGCGTCTCTTTATGTGCAGCCGCAGGCGCGCGGGCAGGGGATTGGCGAAGCGCTGGTGGCGCACTGCGTGCAGGACGCCGCGCGCCTGTGCGTGCCGTTGCTGTACCTGTATTGCCAGCCGGCATTGGTGCCGTTTTATCAGCGGCTGGGATGGCAGACGCATGCCGAATTCTTACTAGGCCCAATGCACATCGTGGTGATGCGCAGCGCGCCGGGAGCAGTGACGCGATGA
- the nrdR gene encoding transcriptional regulator NrdR encodes MHCPFCQHSDTRVIDSRVSEDGTTIRRRRECEACGERFSTLETIELKLPTVVKSDGGREAFDARKLRTSFDRALQKRPVAEEQIEAAVRSVVHQLRMSGEREVGSLRVGEYVMVELRKLDHVGYVRFASVYRSFQDVADFREEIEKLERELPVGSEQLPLLEVALERAGKPGKR; translated from the coding sequence ATGCATTGCCCCTTCTGCCAGCACAGCGACACCCGCGTGATCGATTCGCGGGTGTCCGAAGACGGCACGACGATTCGTCGGCGCCGTGAGTGCGAGGCATGCGGTGAGCGTTTCAGCACGTTGGAAACGATCGAACTGAAGTTGCCCACCGTGGTCAAGAGCGATGGTGGGCGCGAAGCGTTCGATGCACGCAAGCTGCGCACCAGTTTCGACCGCGCGCTGCAGAAGCGGCCGGTGGCCGAGGAACAAATCGAAGCAGCGGTACGCTCAGTCGTGCATCAGCTGCGGATGTCGGGCGAGCGCGAAGTGGGCTCGCTGCGCGTAGGCGAATACGTGATGGTGGAGCTGCGCAAGCTCGATCATGTCGGCTATGTGCGCTTTGCTTCGGTGTATCGCAGTTTCCAGGACGTGGCCGATTTTCGTGAGGAAATCGAGAAGCTCGAACGCGAACTGCCGGTCGGCAGCGAACAACTGCCATTGCTGGAAGTGGCACTGGAACGCGCCGGCAAGCCCGGCAAGCGATGA